One genomic segment of Carassius auratus strain Wakin chromosome 29, ASM336829v1, whole genome shotgun sequence includes these proteins:
- the LOC113048168 gene encoding calcium-independent phospholipase A2-gamma-like, producing the protein MSRIRSTLDTVTKAVSGTVNSDLLAKITRLKPSATQGKTIGVKVECPEAEAGAVMTMATPEPPREKEVKKDMELHKEAPKSISSLSSSTGSTTSAVAKQTLQRFQPAAFTTNMDETYDHLAEHVNAYFGSDMQDDKRSQRFREDTTSSTSQIQTSALPKSSKDDILMAVPVSYKSTPETPPVIDKNSSVPSPEAPSAPAQDEAVSNIPISPRKGISHYLSYPRPSVQAFVGNYITPLVPKFRADSKSGTAEKEKPSGSERAASQDAKSAESKEQKEAEEKAQRLLSQREKIIARVSVDNRTRALVKSIQRVTDVKITISRVEELSFHLLEFPETRGVAVTEKVIPCLLRLRQARDVNLQAAVRQALALVGYNDPVKGRGIRVLSIDGGGTRGLVALQALHRLESLTGKPIYQLFDYICGVSTGSILAFMLGVFQIPLDECEELYRKLGSDVFKQNLIVGTVKMGWSHAYYDSQIWEEILKERMGPGLMIETSKDSKCPKVSAVSTIVNRGLPLKAYVFRNYNFLPGVRSHYLGGCQHKMWQAIRASSAAPGYFQEFVLGNDLHQDGGLLINNPTALAIHESKCLWPNTPVQCVVSLGTGRYETIGKTSSSTYTSLKTKLTNVISSATDTEEVHTMLDALLPPNTYFRFNPYMSEEIPLDESRQDRLDVLQAEGQQYLERNENKLKKVASVLTQEKGVVQKLAEWAQLKADMYDGLPFRSKL; encoded by the exons ATGTCGCGCATCAGGAGCACACTGGACACCGTTACCAAAGCTGTGAGCGGAACGGTGAACTCTGACCTCCTCGCCAAAATCACGCGCCTCAAACCCAGTGCCACCCAGGGCAAAACTATAGGTGTTAAAGTGGAATGTCCCGAGGCAGAGGCCGGAGCTGTCATGACCATGGCGACACCTGAGCCGCCCAGAGAGAAAGAGGTGAAAAAAGACATGGAACTTCATAAAGAAGCCCCAAAATCTATCAGCAGTCTGTCTAGCAGCACAGGAAGCACGACCAGTGCAGTTGCAAAGCAAACGCTGCAACGTTTTCAGCCTGCAGCCTTCACAACCAACATGGATGAAACGTACGATCACCTGGCTGAACATGTCAATGCCTACTTTGGAAGTGACATGCAAGATGACAAAAGATCACAACGGTTTAGAGAAGACACAACATCCTCGACATCTCAGATCCAGACTAGTGCTCTTCCAAAAAGTAGCAAGGATGATATCTTAATGGCGGTGCCTGTGTCCTATAAATCCACACCAGAAACGCCCCCTGTTATTGACAAGAATAGCTCCGTCCCAAGTCCAGAAGCCCCTTCTGCTCCAGCTCAGGATGAGGCGGTTTCAAACATCCCCATATCGCCAAGGAAAGGCATCAGTCATTACCTGTCCTACCCCAGGCCAAGCGTCCAGGCTTTTGTAGGAAACTACATCACTCCTCTCGTCCCAAAGTTCAGAGCGGATTCAAAGAGTGGCACAGCAGAGAAGGAAAAGCCCTCTGGATCTGAACGGGCTGCGTCCCAGGATGCAAAGAGTGCAGAAAGCAAGGAGCAAAAAGAGGCAGAAGAGAAAGCACAGAGGCTGTTGTCTCAGAGGGAGAAG ATTATAGCACGTGTTAGTGTGGATAACCGAACCAGAGCACTGGTCAAGAGTATTCAGCGAGTCACTGATGTGAAGATCACCATCAGCAGGGTGGAGGAACTGAGTTTCCACCTTCTGGAATTTCCAGAGACCAGAGGGGTGGCAGTCACT GAGAAGGTCATCCCGTGTCTGCTGCGTTTGAGGCAGGCCAGAGACGTCAATCTGCAGGCTGCAGTGAGACAGGCTCTGGCTCTGGTGGGCTACAATGACCCAGTCAAAGGCAGAGGAATACGTGTCCTCTCCATCGACGGAGGGGGGACCAG GGGTTTGGTTGCATTGCAGGCTTTGCACAGGCTGGAGAGTTTGACAGGGAAGCCCATCTACCAGCTGTTTGACTACATATGTGGAGTTAGTACAG GGTCCATCCTGGCCTTTATGCTGGGAGTGTTCCAGATCCCTCTGGATGAGTGTGAGGAACTCTATCGGAAGCTGGGATCTGATGTCTTTAAACAGAACCTAATTGTGGGCACAGTGAAAATGGGATGGAGTCATGCGTACTATGACAGCCAGATCTGGGAAGAGATCCTCAA AGAAAGAATGGGGCCTGGACTAATGATCGAGACTTCCAAGGACTCTAAATGCCCCAAG GTGTCAGCGGTGAGCACCATTGTGAACAGAGGCCTGCCGCTGAAAGCATATGTCTTCAGGAATTATAACTTCTTGCCTGGGGTTCGCTCACACTACTTGGGCGGCTGCCAGCATAAAATGTGGCAAGCCATTCGAGCGTCCTCCGCCGCTCCAGGATACTTCCAGGAGTTTGTACTAGGAAATGACCTCCACCAG GACGGTGGTCTCTTGATCAATAACCCTACCGCTCTGGCCATCCACGAGAGCAAGTGTTTGTGGCCCAACACGCCTGTGCAGTGTGTGGTGTCTCTGGGCACAGGCCGATACGAAACCATAGGCAAGACCAGCTCGAGCACTTATACCAGCTTGAAGACCAAACTCACCAATGTCATCAGCAGCGCCACAGACACTGAAG AGGTCCACACGATGCTGGATGCCCTCCTCCCACCAAACACTTATTTTCGTTTTAACCCTTACATGAGTGAGGAAATCCCACTGGACGAGAGCAGACAGGATAGGCTGGACGTCCTGCAGGCTGAGGGTCAGCAGTACCTGGAGCGTAACGAGAATAAGCTAAAGAAAGTGGCTAGTGTTCTCACTCAAGAAAAGGGAGTCGTTCAGAAACTCGCCGAATGGGCCCAGCTTAAAGCTGACATGTACGATGGCCTTCCTTTTCGCTCGAAACTCTAA
- the LOC113048169 gene encoding protein BTG1-like: MHTLCARATMKPEISAAVGFLSRFLRIKGHMNDRQLQTFNQTLQDILAEQYKHHWFPDRPNKGSGYRCIRINHKMDPLVGQAGQRIGLSIQQLYLLLPSELTLWVDPFEVSYRIGEDGSICVLYESHPSTNGNPSITTGNSNPASSVTQVSPMVDSHISCKEELLVMGRTSSTKPYLMTVSS, translated from the exons ATGCATACCCTCTGTGCCCGAGCAACGATGAAACCAGAGATAAGCGCCGCCGTCGGGTTTCTGTCGAGATTCCTGCGGATTAAAGGACATATGAACGACAGACAGCTCCAGACGTTCAACCAGACTCTACAGGACATCCTGGCAG AGCAATACAAGCACCACTGGTTCCCAGACCGTCCCAACAAAGGTTCTGGGTATCGATGCATACGCATCAACCACAAGATGGACCCTCTGGTGGGACAGGCCGGCCAGCGCATTGGCCTGAGCATCCAGCAACTCTACCTGCTGCTTCCCAGTGAGCTGACATTGTGGGTCGACCCATTTGAAGTGTCCTACCGCATCGGAGAGGACGGCTCGATTTGCGTGCTCTATGAGTCCCACCCCAGCACCAACGGAAACCCCAGCATCACCACTGGAAACAGCAACCCCGCCTCTTCTGTCACCCAGGTATCCCCAATGGTGGACAGTCACATCAGCTGCAAGGAGGAACTTCTGGTTATGGGCCGCACCAGCTCCACTAAACCTTACCTGATGACTGTGTCCAGCTAA